Proteins encoded together in one Deinococcus metalli window:
- a CDS encoding ROK family transcriptional regulator, which translates to MTSTLPAGDQGFLKHLNRAAMLDALRREGGLSRAELAARTGRTKVTVGSVVQDLLAEGWVHEGDLQQGTVGRPGRQLHLDGRHHVLFGAEVGVLGTRAVACTLTGQVLARAATTTPTGDPDSAAADLARLVRTLAEHPDVHGREVLGLGVAVPGPVAPDGASLLYAPNLGWPQLAFLDTLAPHLHAAGLTSLGRVRVLDNEANAAAFGEAYLPPGPSPAEPPGLLAYLSLGTGVGAGLVEGGRRVLRGAHGLAGELGHTVIQPGGLYCHCGNRGCVETLLGGWAIRASLGLNALEPLEAALLPRRREAAVQVTLGRAGEALGLLLVNLHHTLNPSDIVIGGALARLGGPLMDTALDFFTAHLARRRGQSPPVRVDVRPDSLYLPARGAAAQVLGRAIAAPGLAP; encoded by the coding sequence ATGACGTCAACCCTCCCTGCCGGTGACCAGGGGTTCCTGAAACATCTCAACCGCGCTGCCATGCTCGACGCGCTGCGCCGTGAGGGCGGCCTGAGCCGCGCGGAACTCGCGGCGCGCACCGGCCGCACCAAGGTCACGGTCGGCAGTGTCGTGCAGGACCTGCTGGCAGAGGGCTGGGTGCACGAGGGGGACCTCCAGCAGGGCACGGTCGGCCGGCCAGGGCGGCAACTGCACCTCGACGGGCGCCACCACGTTCTCTTTGGCGCAGAGGTCGGGGTGCTCGGCACCCGCGCCGTCGCGTGTACGCTCACCGGTCAGGTGCTCGCCCGCGCGGCCACCACCACGCCCACCGGCGACCCGGACAGCGCCGCCGCCGATCTCGCCCGCCTGGTCCGGACGCTCGCCGAGCACCCCGACGTGCACGGCCGCGAGGTGCTCGGTCTGGGCGTGGCGGTGCCCGGCCCGGTCGCGCCGGACGGCGCATCGCTGCTGTACGCCCCGAATCTCGGCTGGCCGCAGCTGGCGTTCCTGGACACGCTCGCCCCGCACCTGCACGCGGCGGGCCTCACGTCGCTGGGCCGCGTGCGCGTGCTCGACAACGAGGCGAACGCCGCGGCCTTCGGTGAGGCATACCTGCCGCCGGGCCCGTCGCCCGCCGAACCGCCGGGCCTGCTCGCGTACCTGAGCCTCGGCACGGGCGTCGGCGCGGGCCTGGTCGAGGGTGGGCGGCGCGTGCTGCGCGGCGCGCACGGCCTGGCGGGCGAACTCGGGCACACGGTCATCCAGCCGGGCGGCCTGTACTGCCACTGCGGCAACCGGGGCTGTGTGGAAACGCTGCTGGGCGGCTGGGCGATCCGCGCGTCCCTGGGCCTGAACGCCCTGGAACCCCTGGAGGCCGCGCTGCTGCCGCGCCGGCGCGAGGCGGCAGTGCAGGTCACGCTGGGCCGCGCCGGCGAGGCCCTGGGCCTGCTGCTCGTGAATCTCCACCACACCCTCAACCCCAGCGACATCGTGATCGGCGGGGCGCTGGCCCGCCTGGGAGGCCCTCTCATGGACACCGCACTGGACTTCTTCACCGCCCACCTCGCCCGCCGCCGCGGCCAGAGCCCGCCCGTGCGCGTGGACGTCCGCCCGGACAGCCTGTACCTGCCGGCCCGCGGAGCCGCTGCGCAGGTGCTGGGGCGCGCCATCGCCGCTCCGGGGCTGGCCCCGTGA
- a CDS encoding LacI family DNA-binding transcriptional regulator codes for MLEPVTLAHVAQEAGVSPSTVSRILNGTANVTPEKRARVEAVIARLNFRPNPQAQALANGRSLSIGVITPSLNSTFYGEALAGVEAVLNDTPYHPLVISGQWRPEREQEALDILLLRRVDALILMGGILDDAILERVAQRVPLVAMGRDVRGLSENCIVMDNAGGMRVIVTHLLHLGHRRFAYLTGAERQQDAVERRDAFIATLEQAGVTVPDALIESGDYTEEGGRLAAERLLDSGHSFTALCCANDQMALGARLTLYRRGIRVPEDVSLTGFDDVITSSLMTPPLTTVRQAIYDMGEVAARAALNLLRGERVSMQVFTPELIVRESTHPPGGARRLTRPSEVSL; via the coding sequence ATGCTCGAACCCGTCACCCTGGCCCACGTGGCCCAAGAAGCTGGCGTCTCGCCCAGCACGGTGTCGCGCATTCTGAACGGCACGGCCAACGTGACGCCGGAAAAGCGGGCGCGGGTGGAAGCGGTGATCGCGCGGCTGAACTTCCGGCCCAATCCGCAGGCGCAGGCGCTGGCGAACGGCCGCAGCCTGAGCATCGGCGTGATCACGCCCAGCCTGAACTCCACGTTCTACGGCGAGGCCCTGGCAGGCGTCGAGGCCGTGCTGAACGACACGCCGTACCACCCCCTGGTGATCAGCGGCCAGTGGCGCCCGGAACGCGAGCAAGAAGCGCTGGACATCCTGCTGCTGCGCCGCGTGGACGCCCTGATCCTGATGGGCGGCATCCTGGACGACGCGATCCTGGAGCGGGTGGCGCAGCGCGTACCGCTGGTCGCGATGGGCCGCGACGTGCGCGGACTGAGCGAGAACTGCATCGTGATGGACAACGCGGGCGGCATGCGCGTGATCGTGACCCACCTGCTGCACCTGGGGCACCGCCGCTTCGCGTACCTCACCGGGGCCGAGCGCCAGCAGGACGCCGTGGAGCGCCGCGACGCCTTCATCGCCACGCTGGAGCAGGCCGGCGTGACCGTGCCGGACGCCCTGATCGAGTCCGGCGACTACACCGAGGAGGGCGGGCGGCTGGCGGCCGAACGGCTGCTGGACAGCGGTCACAGCTTCACGGCGCTGTGCTGCGCGAACGACCAGATGGCGCTGGGCGCGCGGCTCACCCTGTACCGGCGCGGCATCCGCGTGCCGGAAGACGTGTCGCTGACCGGCTTCGACGACGTGATCACCTCCTCGCTGATGACCCCGCCGCTGACCACCGTGCGTCAGGCGATCTACGACATGGGCGAGGTCGCGGCGCGCGCGGCCCTGAACCTGCTGCGCGGCGAGCGCGTGAGCATGCAGGTCTTCACCCCGGAACTGATCGTCCGCGAGTCCACCCATCCCCCTGGCGGCGCCCGCCGCCTGACCCGGCCGAGCGAGGTGAGCCTATGA
- a CDS encoding ABC transporter substrate-binding protein: protein MKKSLTLVLASALLLGSAQAQNVTLTVAAFPSLDSAIKAILPAWNKLHPNVTIKLQAQEYADHHNAMTTALATGQGLPDVMAIEIGFVSKFAEGQGLENLDNAPYNAGQYKKLFTPFTIGQATSSDKRFIAMPTDIGPGTFFYRKDVLDKAGVNPLTLQTSWESFIEGGKKIKAKTGAYLINTAASINNVIIRTNLKPGEGIYFDSKNNLLVGPDNARFVRAFTLSKQVRDAGLDAKIGEWSNEWYDAFKKGTVATQFSGAWLQGALQNWMAPDTKGLWRVQNLPEKGFASWGGSFYAIPSKAVNKQWAWEFIKFMTLEQSSQITAFKDNGAFPALLAAQKDKAFSEAVPFLGGQQARVLWRDAAAKTQPIDVNKYDSVAEQIVQTELTNVLEQGKDIKQALSDARAQIARRAR from the coding sequence ATGAAGAAGTCCCTGACGCTCGTCCTCGCTTCCGCCCTGCTGCTCGGCTCTGCCCAGGCCCAGAACGTCACCCTGACGGTCGCGGCCTTCCCCAGCCTGGACTCGGCCATCAAGGCCATCCTGCCCGCGTGGAACAAGCTGCACCCGAACGTCACCATCAAGCTTCAGGCGCAGGAGTACGCCGACCACCACAACGCCATGACCACCGCGCTTGCCACCGGCCAGGGCCTGCCGGACGTCATGGCCATCGAGATCGGCTTCGTCAGCAAGTTCGCTGAAGGCCAGGGCCTCGAGAACCTCGACAACGCGCCCTACAACGCCGGGCAATACAAGAAGCTGTTCACGCCCTTCACCATCGGACAGGCCACCAGCTCCGACAAGCGCTTCATCGCCATGCCCACCGACATCGGCCCCGGCACCTTCTTCTACCGCAAGGACGTGCTCGACAAGGCCGGCGTGAATCCCCTGACCCTGCAGACCAGCTGGGAGTCGTTCATCGAGGGCGGCAAGAAGATCAAGGCCAAGACCGGCGCGTACCTGATCAACACCGCCGCCAGCATCAACAACGTCATCATCCGCACCAACCTCAAGCCCGGCGAGGGCATCTACTTCGACAGCAAGAACAACCTGCTGGTCGGCCCGGACAACGCCCGCTTCGTGCGCGCCTTCACCCTGAGCAAGCAGGTGCGCGACGCCGGCCTGGACGCCAAGATCGGCGAGTGGAGCAACGAGTGGTACGACGCCTTCAAGAAGGGCACCGTGGCCACACAGTTCAGCGGCGCGTGGCTGCAGGGCGCCCTGCAGAACTGGATGGCCCCGGACACCAAGGGGCTGTGGCGCGTGCAGAACCTGCCGGAAAAGGGCTTCGCGTCGTGGGGCGGCTCGTTCTACGCCATTCCCAGCAAGGCTGTGAACAAGCAGTGGGCGTGGGAATTCATCAAGTTCATGACGCTGGAGCAGTCCTCGCAGATCACCGCCTTCAAGGACAACGGCGCGTTCCCCGCGCTGCTCGCTGCGCAGAAGGACAAGGCGTTCAGCGAGGCCGTGCCGTTCCTGGGCGGCCAGCAGGCCCGCGTGCTGTGGCGTGACGCCGCCGCCAAGACCCAGCCCATCGACGTGAACAAGTACGACTCGGTGGCCGAACAGATCGTGCAGACCGAGCTGACCAACGTGCTCGAACAGGGCAAGGACATCAAGCAGGCGCTGTCGGACGCCCGCGCGCAGATCGCGCGCCGCGCCCGCTAA
- a CDS encoding carbohydrate ABC transporter permease — MQDRARLATSPPRPRWSYARFQQRLAPYVFTSPFFILFLIFGLFPLGFSLFLAFHLWNPLDGLGNWRFVGWENFALALGPTDQFWVALKHTVWIGLLSGIPQHLVALPLAFVIHQFLRRWQGSVSTVLFLPYITNAVAITIVFGMLYSENLGLLNYLLHQIGLGPVRWLAVPQIVPYSVAAVVFWRYVGWNVILYLSGLQAISEDVYEAATVDGASSWQKFWYITLPLLRPMMFYAFTLTIVGNMQLFEEPFIMTGQGGGSGGAALTSAMHIFNTAFRDLDMGYASAMSWLLFLAIFVLSMVNNYLFSRDGGRDV; from the coding sequence ATGCAAGACCGTGCCCGCCTCGCCACCAGCCCGCCCCGGCCCCGTTGGAGCTACGCCCGGTTCCAGCAGCGCCTCGCGCCCTACGTGTTCACCAGCCCCTTTTTCATCCTGTTCCTGATCTTCGGCCTGTTCCCGCTGGGCTTCAGCCTGTTCCTGGCCTTCCACCTGTGGAATCCGCTGGACGGTCTGGGCAACTGGCGGTTCGTCGGCTGGGAGAACTTCGCTCTGGCCCTGGGGCCCACGGACCAGTTCTGGGTGGCCCTGAAACACACCGTGTGGATCGGCCTGCTGTCGGGCATTCCACAGCACCTCGTGGCGCTGCCGCTGGCCTTCGTGATCCACCAGTTCCTGCGGCGCTGGCAGGGCAGTGTCAGCACCGTGCTGTTCCTGCCATACATCACCAACGCCGTGGCGATCACCATCGTGTTCGGCATGCTGTACTCCGAGAACCTGGGCCTGCTGAACTACCTGCTGCACCAGATCGGCCTGGGCCCGGTGCGCTGGCTGGCCGTGCCGCAGATCGTGCCGTACTCGGTCGCGGCGGTGGTGTTCTGGCGCTACGTCGGGTGGAACGTGATCCTGTACCTCTCGGGCCTGCAGGCCATCAGTGAGGACGTGTACGAGGCCGCCACGGTGGACGGCGCCAGCAGCTGGCAGAAGTTCTGGTACATCACGCTGCCGCTGCTGCGGCCGATGATGTTCTACGCCTTCACGCTGACCATCGTCGGGAACATGCAGCTGTTCGAGGAACCGTTCATCATGACCGGTCAGGGCGGCGGCAGCGGCGGCGCGGCGCTGACCAGCGCCATGCACATCTTCAACACCGCCTTCCGCGACCTGGACATGGGCTACGCCTCGGCCATGAGCTGGCTGCTGTTCCTGGCCATCTTCGTGCTGAGCATGGTCAACAACTACCTCTTCTCCCGGGACGGAGGGCGCGACGTATGA
- a CDS encoding carbohydrate ABC transporter permease codes for MTTQPLKTPPLDSSATSPRPPRRALRLPVGRAALWVFVGIACFVSVVPFYLMFVWASLPTDQIFAVPPHLWFGSAAVENFNKMMNATSGMALRQFWNSLYISVLATATTLFFCSLAGFAFAMYEFRGKAALFGFILLTMLIPPLVMDIPSFLVMNNFLHWIGTPRTLWVPGMANAFGIFLMRQYIMSALPKSLIEAARLDGATEFGIYTKVVVPLIRPILATLGVVTFVGSWNNFKGALIMKLSEDSTMTLPLSLRKITGGATNINADWGATLMMVVLTVIPLLLIFLLASRQVISGLTSGAVKD; via the coding sequence ATGACCACCCAGCCGCTCAAGACGCCCCCGCTCGATTCCTCCGCGACCTCGCCCCGGCCGCCCCGGCGCGCGCTGCGGCTGCCAGTCGGCCGCGCCGCCCTGTGGGTGTTCGTGGGCATCGCGTGCTTCGTGTCGGTGGTGCCCTTCTACCTGATGTTCGTGTGGGCGTCGTTGCCCACGGACCAGATCTTCGCGGTGCCGCCGCACCTGTGGTTCGGGAGCGCGGCCGTCGAGAACTTCAACAAGATGATGAACGCGACGTCCGGCATGGCGCTGCGCCAGTTCTGGAACTCGCTGTACATCTCGGTGCTCGCCACGGCGACCACGCTGTTCTTCTGCTCGCTGGCGGGCTTCGCGTTCGCCATGTACGAGTTCCGGGGCAAGGCCGCCCTGTTCGGCTTCATCCTGCTGACCATGCTGATCCCGCCGCTGGTGATGGACATTCCCAGCTTCCTGGTCATGAACAACTTCCTGCACTGGATCGGCACGCCCAGGACGCTGTGGGTGCCGGGCATGGCGAACGCCTTCGGGATCTTCCTGATGCGGCAGTACATCATGTCCGCGCTGCCCAAGTCGCTGATCGAGGCCGCGCGGCTGGACGGCGCGACCGAGTTCGGCATCTACACCAAGGTGGTCGTGCCGCTGATCCGCCCGATCCTGGCGACGCTGGGCGTGGTGACCTTCGTGGGGTCGTGGAACAACTTCAAGGGCGCCCTGATCATGAAACTCAGCGAGGACAGCACCATGACGCTGCCGCTGTCGCTGCGCAAGATCACGGGCGGCGCCACGAACATCAACGCCGACTGGGGCGCCACCCTGATGATGGTCGTGCTGACGGTCATTCCGCTGCTGCTCATCTTCCTGCTCGCCAGCCGGCAGGTTATCTCCGGCCTGACCAGCGGCGCGGTCAAGGACTGA